The DNA segment ATTTCTACTCCTGTTAAATATCGGTCTACAAGTACAGGATGTTCAGGACTCGCTTGCACTGCATGCTCCATGTAGTAACCAAGTTCTTCTTGGTTGTAGACAATTTCCATAGCACGTCCACCTAAAACATACGAAGGTCGAACGAGTACAGGGTACCCTATTTCGTTACCTATTTTTATTGCTTCTTCTGGTGAAATGGCCGTTTTCCCCATCGGTTGTGGAATATCCATTTCATGAAGAGCGCGTTCAAATTTATCGCGATTTTCTGCTCGATCTAAATCTTCTAAAGATGTACCAAGTATTTGAACACCACGCTCTTGTAATTTATCAGCTAAGTTAATCGCTGTTTGCCCACCAAATTGAACGACTACTCCTTTTGGTTGCTCTAAATCAACAATATGCATCACATCTTCAATCGTTAACGGTTCAAAGTAAAGCTTGTCCGATATCGAGAAATCAGTGGATACAGTTTCTGGGTTGCTATTAATAATAATCGCTTCATAACCCGCTTCTTTAATTGCCCAAACTGAATGGACCGTTGCGTAATCAAATTCTACACCTTGACCGATACGGATGGGGCCAGATCCAAGTACAATGACACTTTCCTTATCTGTTTTTACCGACTCATTCTCATCTTCATATGTGCCATAAAAGTAAGGTGTTTCTGACTCAAATTCAGCAGCACATGTATCAACCATTTTATACACTGGAATTAAGTTATGTTCCTTTCTCCAATTGTAAATTGCAAGTTCATCGGTGTTCCATAACTTAGCAATCGTGAAATCCGCAAATCCCATACGTTTTGCTTTTTTCGTAACATCGTAATCAAAGGGATGCTCAGCAACATCTTTCTCGTAATTCACTATATTTTGTAGTTTATTTAAGAAGAATAAATCAATTTGACTCCAGTCATGTATGGTCTCAATAGTCACACCACGTCTTAAAGCCTCACCAACAAAGAATAATCGTTCATCTCCTGGTCTACGAATACGTTTTTCAATCCACTCATCGCTCATTGATTCTGCATTTTTTAATTCTAAGTGGAATTGACCTGTTTCAAGAGAACGAATAGCTTTTAAAATGGCCTCTTCAAACGTCCGTCCTATTGCCATAACTTCGCCCGTTGCTTTCATTTGAGTACCTAAGTTTCGTTTTGCAGACTCAAATTTATCAAACGGCCAGCGAGGGATTTTTGCTACGACATAGTCTAGTGCTGGTTCAAAACATGCGTATGTTTTGCCAGTTACCGGGTTCATCATTTCATCTAATGTTAAGCCAATAGCAATTTTTGCCGCTAATTTTGCAATGGGATATCCTGTCGCTTTTGAAGCTAAAGCAGACGAACGGCTAACCCGTGGATTTACTTCAATTATGAAGTAGTTAAAGCTGTAGGGATCAAGAGCTAACTGAACATTACAGCCACCTTCAATTTTCAATGCACGGATAATTTTTAATGACACATTACGTAGCATTTGATATTCGCGATCTGAAAGTGTTTGACTAGGTGCAACAACGATTGAATCACCTGTATGAATACCTACCGGATCGACATTTTCCATGTTACACACAACAATGGCATTATCCTTTGAATCTCTCATTACTTCATATTCAATTTCTTTGTACCCTGCAATTGATTTTTCTAATAGGCATTGCGTAACTGGGCTATATTTAAGTCCACTTGTCACAGTATCCTCAAGTTCTTCATCATTGTGGCAAATTCCTCCGCCTGTTCCACCAAGCGTAAAAGCTGGGCGAACAATAACTGGATATCCAATGCGATTTACAAAAGCATAGGCTTCTTCTAAGTTATGGATAATGTCACTCTCTGGAACAGGTTCATTTAATTCATTCATTAATGTTCGGAATAAATCTCGGTCTTCTGCTTTGTGAATCGCTTCTAATTTGGTTCCCAATATTTCAATGTTTAATTCATCCAAAATACCTGACTGATCTAATTCAATAGCCATATTCAACCCAGTTTGTCCACCTAGAGTTGGAAGCAATGCATCTGGGCGTTCTTTTCTAAGGATACGACTTACAAATTCTAGAGTTATGGGTTCGATATATACTTTCTCTGCAATTTCTGTGTCTGTCATAATTGTTGCCGGGTTGGAGTTAATTAAAATTACCCGATAACCTTCTTCTTTTAAAGCCAGACACGCTTGTGTTCCTGCATAGTCAAATTCAGCGGCTTGTCCAATGACAATTGGACCTGACCCGATTACTAATATAGTTTTAATATCTTGGCGTTTAGGCATGTTGTTTTTCTCCCTTCACGTTCGTGTGCATTAACTCAATAAAGCGGTCAAATAAGTGATTTGAATCTTCTGGTCCCGGTGAGGCTTCTGGATGGTATTGCACAGTAAAAGCAGGTACATCTAGATGTTTTAATCCTTCAACAGTTCCATCGTTTAATGCAATATGGGTTACTTTTAGACGCGTACCTTTTAAGGACTCAGGATCTACTGAGTAGCCATGGTTTTGTGAAGTTATATCCGTTCGACCCGTTTCTAAATCTTTGACTGGATGATTAGAGCCTCGATGGCCAAATTTTAATTTAAATGTGTCTCCTCCACTAGCAAGAGCAAATAGTTGATGGCCCAAACAAATTCCGAAAATCGGAATCTTGCCAATTAAGTTTTGTAGCATTGTAATGGCTTCTGGTACATCTTTTGGATTTCCAGGTCCGTTCGATAACATAATTCCATCAGGATAGATGGCCATAATTTGTTCTGCGGTTGTGTTATAAGGAACCACTATGACATCACAGTCCCGTTTATTTAATTCACGTAAAATACCATGTTTCATGCCAAAATCAACTAGCACCACACGTTTACCTCGTCCTGGACTTGGATAAGGGCTTTTCGTTGATACTTGATCGACTTGATCTGTGCGGAAGGTCGTGTTTTTTAACTTAGCCACTACTTCCTCTACATTTACTTCTTCACCTGCAGCACTTAAGAGACCTTTTACAGAACCTAATTCGCGGATGATTCGCGTTAGTTTGCGGGTATCAATACCTTCAATTCCAGGAATATCTTTCAAAACAAACAATTCATTTAATGTTGCATCGCATCTAAAGTTAGATGGCGTATTAGCAAGTTCACGTACGACCATTCCTTTTATTGCTGGTTCAATTGATTCAAAATCATCTCGGTTAATTCCGTAGTTTCCTATTAGCGGGTAAGTCATTGTGACAATTTGGCCACAGTATGACGGATCAGATAATGTTTCTTGGTAGCCAGTCATACCAGTTGTAAATACAACTTCACCTTCGCTTGCTTTCGTGCTACCGAAAGCTGTTCCATTAAATACATCGCCAGTTTCTAAAATGAGGCTTCTATTCATCATTATTTCTCCTCCTGCCAAATTACGTTTCCTTCAAACATCGTCATTACCGGCCATCCTGTGCATATCCAATCTTGGAACGGTGTGTTTTTACCTTTTGAAACAAATTGTCCGGTGTCTATGTTTTGTTCTTTCGTTAAATCGATAAATACTAGGTCTGCTGACTCGCCCATATTTAAACGGCCATATGGTAAACCAAAGACATCTGCAGGCTTTTGAGTTAGCCAATCAATTAATTGAGTTAAAGTCCATTTACCTGTCTTGACAAAATGTGTATACAAAAGAGGGAAAGCCGTTTCTAAGCCGACAATTCCAAAAGGAGCTTGTTCCATGCCACTACCTTTATCTTCAGCTGTATGAGGGGCATGATCCGTTGCAATAAAATCAAGTGTGCCATCTTCTAATCCTTTGATTAACGCTTGTAGATCTTCTTTCGCTCGAAGAGGAGGATTCATTTTCCAGTTCGCATCGTTTCCAGGAATATCGTCTTCACAAAGTAGTAAATGATGTGGACTTACTTCAGCAGTTACTCGAATTCCCGCTTTTTTTGCGTCTCTTATAACGCGGACTGATTCTTTTGTACTTACGTGGCAAACATGATAATGTGCGCCAGCTGCTTCGGCAAGTAGTACATCTCTAGCTATATGAACGGACTCTGCTATTGCTGGAATCCCTTTTAAACCAAGTTCTATATTTTTCGTACCTTCATGCATTACCCCAGCGTAAATGAGTGTATTGTCCTCACAATGGGCAACAATTGGCATATTCAGTTTTGCCGCATTTTTCATTGCCTCAAACATCATTCCTGCTTGCTGAACACCTACACCATCGTCAGTAAAAGCGAATGCACCGTGTTCTTTTAAAGCAGCTAAATCTGTTCTCTCTTTTCCAGCTTCACGTATTGTAATTGATGCATAGGGAAGTACACGAATCTTAGCGTTTTCTTTTATAAGTTGATTAACATGGTTCAAGTTTTCTATTGTATCTGGTACTGGTCTCGTATTGGGCATTGCACAAATTGTCGTATATCCACCTTTTGCTGCTGCATCTGTTCCTGTTTTAATCGTCTCTTTTTGTTCGCCACCTGGCTCTCTTAAGTGCACATGTACGTCAATAAATCCTGCAGAGACAAAATACCCTTGACCGTCGATAATTTCATCTACTTGAGGTGTTGTTTTCGAATTCACTTCGATAATACGTCCATTTTCAATTAATATGGAACCCTCTTTTAATTCATTTTTATCATTTAGCAATTGTATATTTTGAATAAATTTCTTCATTACATTCTCTCCTTTAATACAGATTCTAGTATCGCCATACGGACAAAGACGCCGTTTTGTATTTGCTTAAAAATACGTGATTTATCGCTTTCAACTAATTCACTTGCAATTTCCACATCTCGATTAACTGGTGCAGGATGCATAACAATTGTTGATGGCTTTAACTCTGCATAACGCGCAATCGTTAAACCGTATTCCTTATGATAAAGTTCTTTTAAAAAATCATTTTCTTTCCCGTGCCGTTCGTGTTGAACACGTAGTAACATGACTACATCCGCAGTAGGCAAAACTTCTTCCCAAGTTGAAGTAGCATCAAAATCTCCTTGCCACTCTGGAGGACAGATGAATGTGACATGGGCTCCTAGTTTCTTTAGTGCTAGTGCATTTGATTTTGCCACACGGCTATGGGCAATATCTCCAACGATTGTCACATGAATGCCTTCGAACTTTCCAAATTCTTGTTTAATCGTATATAGATCTAGTAAGCATTGCGATGGGTGTTGACCTGACCCATCTCCAGCATTAATAATGGCTAAGTTTAAACCTGACATCAATTCTTCATAAAACTGATCTTGTTCATGTCGAATGACTACAGCATCTACACCTATTGCTTCCAATGTCCTGACTGTATCATACATGGTTTCCCCTTTTAAGGTACTTGAAGTACCCGCTTCAAAAGGTAATATATGAAGTCCAAGCTTTCGTTCAGCCATTTCAAAACTCATTTTTGTTCGTGTACTCGGTTCAAAGAACAAATTCACCACAGTAAATTGTTTATTAAATTGGTGAGATGGATTTTGCTGAAATTCTAATGCTCGATTTAAAATAGTGTCAATATCCTTAATTTCTAAGTCATTCATGTTTAATAAATGCTTCACTTTATAGCCTCCCTAGTTCTTTGTTTAAAGATTGTGTTCAAAAATGAGCCTAATATCTTATCGGACTTTTTGAACACCCTCTAAAGAAAACCTCTCAACAATGTTGAGAGGTTTAAGGGTAACCTAAGTAAAGATCCATTTTATAATGGAAATTTAACAGTTGGCTTCCCTTTACCTGCCTCTCTGGACTAGGTATTAAAAGGATTATTTTTCAATTTATTGTGCACTGTCTTCTTCGATTTCAACTACTTCTTGAGGTCTGCCTGGCAATACAAGATTTAATATGACACCTACGATTGCCGCTAAAGCCATACCTTCGAGTTCAAACGTATCTGAAAAGTGAAGTTTAGCTCCACCTATTCCAATAACTAATATGATTGAAGATATCACCAAGTTTCGTTTATCTCCAAAGTCTATTTTGTTATCCACTAACATACGTAGACCTGAAGACGCAATGATCCCAAACAGCAAGATTGAAATCCCACCAAGAACAGCAGTAGGAATAGTAGCAATCAATGCCATAATTTTACCGAAAAACGAGAATATTATGGCTAAAATAGCTGCGCCTGCAATTACGTATACACTATATACTCTCGTAATTGCAAGAACTCCGATGTTTTCTCCATACGTCGTTTTTGGAGGACCTCCTATAAGTCCACTTATAAACGTTCCTAAACCATCACCTAGTAATGAACGATGCAAGCCTGGTTCCTTTATGTAATTTCTATTAACAATTTTCCCTAACACAAGTTGATGACCGATGTGTTCAGAAATGGTCACAATTGCAATAGGTACCATAAGACCGAGTAATGTTGGTGTTACGATAAATTCATAATCAATTCCTGGTAGTAAGAAATCTGGTGCGCTAATCCATTTTGCACTTAATACAGTTGAAAACTCCACAATGCCGATGAATAAAGAATATATATACCCAACAATGATTCCGATAAGAATTGGCATTAAACTTAGCATACCTTTAAAGAATAATATAGTTATAACTGCTGCCGCTAATGTGACAAGTGCTGCAGAAAAGTGCAACATGCTGTATTCTTTTATCCCATCTCCATTAAGATCAAAGTTCATGGCTAGGTCGATTGCAACTGGTGATAACGCTAAACCTATGACAATAATGACTGGTGCCACAACAATTGGTGGTAATAATTTCATAATCCACTTATAACCTGTTTTCCAAATAACAAGTGACACGATGAAATACACTAGTGCGACAAACAAACTTCCTATCATTGCACTACCAATACCCGATATTTCAGTTATTGCAAGTATCGGTACAATAAATGCAAATGATGAGCCCAAATAAGCTGGCACTTGAAATTTTGTTACAAACATGAAAATTAAAGTAGCTATTCCGCTTGTTAAAAGTGCGATAGCTGGACTTAATCCAACTAACTGTGGAACCAAGATAGTTGCACCGAACATGGCGAACATATGTTGAATACTTAATGTGGTTAGTTTTCCTGCTGATGGTTTATCGTGTATGTCTAAAACCGTTTGTGAATTCGTCATGTTGTTTTTCCCCACTATCTATTCTTGTATCGTTACACTATCTTCATGATCAGTTTCGAATAATCGTACGACAATTCGTTCAAGACTTGCAGTAGGAATGTTTTTCCCTACATAGTCTGCACGAATCGGCAGTTCTCTATGACCTCTATCAATTAAAACAGCTAATTGAATTTGGGCTGGTCGACCTAAGTCCATCACTGCGTCCATAGCCGCTCTAACTGTACGTCCTGTAAAGAGAACATCGTCAATTAATATAACTTTTTGATTGGTTACCACGTGTTGAATATCAACTTGCTGAACTAGAGGTTCTTTATTATTGTTTTTCAATGATAAATCATCTCTATAAAGCGTGATATCAAGTTCACCTGATTTAATTGACTTGCCTTCGATTTTTTCTATCTTTTCTGCTAAGCGCTTTGCTAAAAACGCTCCACGTGTTTTAATTCCAACTAAAATACAAGATTCAATTCCTTTATTACGTTCAATAATTTCATGTGCGATTCTCGTAAGCGCTCGATTTATTGCTTTTTCATCAAGAATATTTGCTTTTTCAACCATAATAGATTCTCCTTTTCCCCAAAATAAAAACCCTCTCGTCCAAAGTGGATGAGAGGGTGTGAATGTAGAAAAATAAGTCGTATTAAACCACACAGCATGTGCTTTTATACGTTTCGCTTGTACCTTCCCAGCCTCTCTGGACTGTTCTTAAAGGTGTTCTATTAAATTTAGCTATATCATCAAAAAAGCTAGTTCCAAGCATGAGATGCGCTCTTCACTTTTTATAAGTATAGATTTACTTTTCTTTGCTGTCAACGGTCGTTTTCATTTCCTCAAGCAAAGTCTTGAATTCTTCAGGTAGTGGAGCTTCGAATTCCAAATACTCTTCAGTGCGTGGATGTATAAATCCAACAACACCAGCATGAAGCGCTTGTCCGTTAAATTCGATCGTTTTTTTCGGTCCGTATTTAGGGTCTCCAGCTAATGGGAAGCCAATGTATTTCATATGAACACGAATTTGATGTGTACGACCTGTTTCTAAACGACATTCAACTAACGTAAAGTTGCCAAAGCGTTCGATTACACGAAAATGAGTAATTGCATGTTTTCCTTTATCAATTACTGCCATACTCTGACGATCACGAGAATCGCGACCAATTGGTGCATCAATCGTTCCTTTATCGTGAGGAATATGACCATGCACTAAAGCTGTATATTTTCGAGTAACAGTTCTTTTCACCAGTTGATCCACTAATGAAACATGGGCTTTATCATTCTTCGCAACCATTAATAAGCCTGATGTATCTTTATCAATACGATGGACAATTCCTGGACGCAACACTCCATTGATGCCAGATAAATCTGTAACCTGATGCATTAAACCATTAACAAGCGTCCCTGATGTATGACCAGGTGCAGGATGTACGACCATACCACGAGGTTTATTCACAACAAGGACATCTTCATCTTCATAAACGATCTCAAGATTTAAATCCTCTGCTTCAATATCTAATGGTTCAACGTCAGGTACAGTAACAGTAATAACATCATTTAGTTTTACTTTATAGTTTGGTTTTGCTGTTTCCCCATTGACTAAAACAGCACCATCTTTTAACCAAATTTGAATTTGGCTACGAGACCAATCTGCTTCAAGTGTAACAAGGGCTTTATCGATACGTTCACCTTTTTGTTCTTCTGAAATTGTATACGTAAAATCTTCCATTTATTCACCTTTTCTCTTTGCAGCTTTTTCTGCTTTTTCTTCTAAAAACAAACCGACCATGAGCATCACGACGCCAATGCTTAATGCTGCATCTGCTACGTTAAAAATCGGGAAATCATAGTTAATAACAGGGATGAGAACATCTATAAAGTCAACAACTTCACCGCGGAATAACCGATCCATAAAGTTCCCTATAGCGCCTCCAAGTAATACCATTAAACTAAGTTGAAATAATGGTTTTCCTTTTGCTTCTTTATGAAAGTAATACAAAATACCAATGATTACGATCACTGTGACGATTGTAAACAACCAAATTTGACCTTCCAACATTCCCCATGCTGCTCCACGATTACGATGTGATAGTAACGCAAATGTTGGCTCAGCTAATACAATTCGTTCACCTAGTTCCATATTTTTTACAACTAACCATTTTGTCCACTGATCAATTGCCACAATGACAATTGCAACTAAATAAAAAATATACACGCATGTTCCTCCATTACGCAAGCATCATAACTAGTTTACCACATAGTTCAAGCAATCAGAAAGAGCTGACCAAAAGGGCAGCTCCATTTTTTATACGTAAAACTTTTCAACCACGTCTGCACAGCGCGGACATAAAGTTGAATGTTTTTCATTTTCGCCTACTTTAGTTGAAAATGACCAGCATCTTTCACATTTTTCACCTTTAGCTTTTGTTACAACAACAGAAGCTACATGAAGATCTAATGCATCTAGAGGTGCATCTTCTTTTAATCCTGCAAGCGAAAAGTCGGATACAATAAAGAACTGTGCAAAATCAACTTTATTGGTATCAAAAGCATCTAATAATTCTTTTTTTACGTAAACCGTAACATTAGCTTCCAATGATTTACCGATTACTTTTGCATTTCGCGCTTCTTCTAATGCTTTTAATACATCATCGCGTACGAGCATCAATTGTTGATACTTCGTACGAAGAGCTCCAAACGATTCATGAGATATCGCTTCAGGGAAGTCCGTTAATTGAATGCTTTCTTCTGTTTCATGTGTCAAGAAGACCCAAAGTTCATCAGTCGTATGTGGCAAAATTGGTGTCATTACTTTCAATAATGAAATCAACGTATCATACATCACAGTTTGCATAGCACGACGATGTAAATGATCCTGTCCTTCAATATAGACAACATCTTTCGCAATATCTAGATAGAATGAACTCAAATCAGAAGAAACGAAGTTATTGACTGCGTTATAAACACTAGCAAAGTCATATTTATCGTAAGATTTACGAACCGTTTCAATTAATTCTTGAAGTTTCATGTACATATATTGATCCACTTCACGTAAGTCTTCAAAGGCTATGCGATCTGTCTGAGGATTAAAATCTGATACTGTACCATGTAAGAAACGGCATGTATTACGGATTTTACGATACACTTCAGCAACTTGCTTAAAATTCGAGTCAGAAACACGAACATCAGCTGTATAGTCAACAGAAGCTACCCATAGACGAAGAATGTCTGCACCTAATTGATTCATAACTTTTGCAGGATCAATGACGTTGCCTATAGATTTACTCATCTTGCGTCCTTCACCATCTAGCGCAAATCCATGACTTAGAAGTCCTTTATAAGGAGAGTGTCCATTAATTGCTACACTTGTTGTTAAAGATGAGTTAAACCATCCACGATATTGATCAGACCCTTCTAAGTAAAGATCTGCTGGGTACTCTAAATCTTCACGTTCATCTAGCACGGCTTGGTGGGAAGAACCTGAATCAAACCAAACATCCATAATGTCCGTTTCTTTTGAGAAACGACCATTTGGACTTCCTACATGAGTAAAACCTTCTGGTAACAAATCTTTTGCTTGACGTTCAAACCAAACAGTTGACCCATGTTCACGGAACAGCTTGGATACATGAGCAATTGTTTCTTCTGTTAGGATTGGCTCGCCATCTTCTGCATAGAAAACAGGGATTGGAACACCCCATGCACGTTGTCGAGAAATACACCAATCTCCTCTGTCTCGTACCATGTTAAACAGACGTGTTTCGCCCCAGGCTGGTGTAAATGATGTATCTTTAATTGCTTGTAATAACTGGTCACGGAAGGCTTCAATTGATGCGAACCATTGAGCAGTAGCTCGGAAAATGACCGGCTTTTTCGTACGCCAATCATGTGGTGCAGAGTGAGTGAAAAACGTTAATTTTACTAATGCACCAGCTGCTTCTAATGCCTCTGTAATGACTTTATTCGCTTTATCATAGAATAACCCTTCAAACCCTGGTGCTTCAGCCGTCAATACGCCACGGTCATCCACTGGTGATAGTACTTCAAGACCATATGTTTTACCTACTTGGAAATCGTCTTCACCGTGTCCTGGAGCTGTATGAACGCATCCTGTACCACCTTCATTTGTCACATGTTCTCCTAACATCACAAGAGAATCACGATCATATAAAGGATGTTTTGCAACCATTCGATCCATTTGCTCGCCTTTGATAGTCTGAACAATTTCATAAGATTCCCATTCAAGCGTTGTCGCAACATTTTCTAGTAATCCTTTGGATATAAGGTAGCGTGCGCCGCTTACCTCAACGATCACATAATCAAATTCTGGATGTACGGAAATGCCTAAGTTAGCTGGAATTGTCCAAGGTGTAGTCGTCCAAATGATAATTTTTGTTCCTTCTGCAATTATCCCTTTACCATTTGTAACATCAAAGGTTACATATATTGAAGGTGATTTCTTGTCTTGATATTCGATTTCAGCTTCAGCTAAAGCTGATTCACTTGAAGGAGACCAATACACTGGTTTTAAACCTTTGTATATATATCCTTTACGAGCCATCTCACCGAACACTTCAATTTGACGAGATTCATATGCAGGTTTTAACGTAATATAAGGATTCTCCCAATCCCCACGTACACCAAGTCTTTTGAATTGCTTGCGTTGACGATCAATTTGCTCATAAGCATATGTTTCACATAAGTTACGGAACTCGGCTATCGTCATTTCTTTACGATTAACACCCTTGTTTGCTAACGCTTGCTCGATTGGCAGACCATGTGTATCCCAACCTGGAACAAATGGTGCGTAAAATCCAGTCATCGACTTGTGACGCACAACCATATCTTTTAGTACTTTGTTTAATGCGTGCCCCATGTGTAAGTCTCCGTTTGCATATGGAGGACCATCATGTAAAGTAAAACTTGGTCGACCTTTTGTACGGTCTAATACTTTTTTATATAAATTCATTTCATTCCATCGTTCTTGCATAACTGGTTCTCGTGTAGGTAACCCCCCACGCATTGGAAAATCTGTTTTAGGCATTAATAATGTATCTTTGTATTCCAACTAAAAAACCTCCTTAATTAATGGTTCAAAGCTCAATTGCATGGCTATCTAATTCTTGTCACAAAATTTACGGCTTTAAAACTTTACGATACCTTCATTACCTACTGAAGTTGTCATTTGTAAAATTTAAACGTTCATAACTCAAAAAAACTCCTCATCCCAATAAAGGGACGAGAAGTTTAGACTCGCTGTACCACCCTAATGGCAACATTTTTTGATTGCCAGCTTAGATCACATTAACGGTGCGAAACCGAAATCACCTACAAAACCTAGTTCAGTGATTTAACTCAAGAGTGATTTTCTTTTGTTTGCAAAGTGTTCGAGCTTTCACCATCCTCGAATCGCTAAACTATGCCTACAAAATACTGTCTCTTTCAGCGTTTTATCAAATATTATTGCAATATGTAAATATTATAGGGAATGATTCCGAAATCGTCAAGTAATGCTTAATCCTCTTGTTTTGAATTTAATCCTTCTAATTCAGTAGTATCTATTTCATATTGCATCAAATGGTCCCAGTCATCAGTGTTGATTAAATCAAGTTGTGCTTCCACCAACATTTTAAAACGGTTGCGGAATACTTTTGATTGTTTTTTCAAGTCTTCAATTTCAAGCGCAATTCGACGTGCTTTCGTCAAAGATTCATTGACAATACGATCAGCATTTTTCTCTGCTTCTTTGACTATCAATTTTGCTTCTTTTTGAGAGTTTCTACGTAATTCTTCCGCAGCTTCTTGAGCAATAACAATTGACTTTTGTAGTGTCATTTCAATAGTAGTGAAATGGCCTATACGTTCAGTTGATGTTTTCAGTTTCTCTTCTAATTCTTGTTTATCTTTTA comes from the Paenisporosarcina antarctica genome and includes:
- the carB gene encoding carbamoyl-phosphate synthase large subunit: MPKRQDIKTILVIGSGPIVIGQAAEFDYAGTQACLALKEEGYRVILINSNPATIMTDTEIAEKVYIEPITLEFVSRILRKERPDALLPTLGGQTGLNMAIELDQSGILDELNIEILGTKLEAIHKAEDRDLFRTLMNELNEPVPESDIIHNLEEAYAFVNRIGYPVIVRPAFTLGGTGGGICHNDEELEDTVTSGLKYSPVTQCLLEKSIAGYKEIEYEVMRDSKDNAIVVCNMENVDPVGIHTGDSIVVAPSQTLSDREYQMLRNVSLKIIRALKIEGGCNVQLALDPYSFNYFIIEVNPRVSRSSALASKATGYPIAKLAAKIAIGLTLDEMMNPVTGKTYACFEPALDYVVAKIPRWPFDKFESAKRNLGTQMKATGEVMAIGRTFEEAILKAIRSLETGQFHLELKNAESMSDEWIEKRIRRPGDERLFFVGEALRRGVTIETIHDWSQIDLFFLNKLQNIVNYEKDVAEHPFDYDVTKKAKRMGFADFTIAKLWNTDELAIYNWRKEHNLIPVYKMVDTCAAEFESETPYFYGTYEDENESVKTDKESVIVLGSGPIRIGQGVEFDYATVHSVWAIKEAGYEAIIINSNPETVSTDFSISDKLYFEPLTIEDVMHIVDLEQPKGVVVQFGGQTAINLADKLQERGVQILGTSLEDLDRAENRDKFERALHEMDIPQPMGKTAISPEEAIKIGNEIGYPVLVRPSYVLGGRAMEIVYNQEELGYYMEHAVQASPEHPVLVDRYLTGVEIEVDAISDGVNVCIPGIMEHIERAGVHSGDSIAVYPPQNLTQEHIDTLIDYTTRLAKGLNIIGLLNIQYVISKGEVLVIEVNPRSSRTVPFLSKITNIPMAKIATKAILGQSLPEQGIKNGLAPSPKGVFVKVPVFSFAKLRRVDITLGPEMKSTGEVMGKDSTLEKALYKGLVAAGMEIKDHGSILMTVADKDKDEAVALAKRFTSIGYSILATGGTAEALQKAGISVSIVNKIGEQGQTLLDVIRQGQAQFVINTLTKGKKPERDGFRIRRESVENGIPCLTSLDTAEAMLRVIESMTFQAQEMPKQGVFE
- a CDS encoding carbamoyl phosphate synthase small subunit, whose translation is MMNRSLILETGDVFNGTAFGSTKASEGEVVFTTGMTGYQETLSDPSYCGQIVTMTYPLIGNYGINRDDFESIEPAIKGMVVRELANTPSNFRCDATLNELFVLKDIPGIEGIDTRKLTRIIRELGSVKGLLSAAGEEVNVEEVVAKLKNTTFRTDQVDQVSTKSPYPSPGRGKRVVLVDFGMKHGILRELNKRDCDVIVVPYNTTAEQIMAIYPDGIMLSNGPGNPKDVPEAITMLQNLIGKIPIFGICLGHQLFALASGGDTFKLKFGHRGSNHPVKDLETGRTDITSQNHGYSVDPESLKGTRLKVTHIALNDGTVEGLKHLDVPAFTVQYHPEASPGPEDSNHLFDRFIELMHTNVKGEKQHA
- a CDS encoding dihydroorotase, giving the protein MKKFIQNIQLLNDKNELKEGSILIENGRIIEVNSKTTPQVDEIIDGQGYFVSAGFIDVHVHLREPGGEQKETIKTGTDAAAKGGYTTICAMPNTRPVPDTIENLNHVNQLIKENAKIRVLPYASITIREAGKERTDLAALKEHGAFAFTDDGVGVQQAGMMFEAMKNAAKLNMPIVAHCEDNTLIYAGVMHEGTKNIELGLKGIPAIAESVHIARDVLLAEAAGAHYHVCHVSTKESVRVIRDAKKAGIRVTAEVSPHHLLLCEDDIPGNDANWKMNPPLRAKEDLQALIKGLEDGTLDFIATDHAPHTAEDKGSGMEQAPFGIVGLETAFPLLYTHFVKTGKWTLTQLIDWLTQKPADVFGLPYGRLNMGESADLVFIDLTKEQNIDTGQFVSKGKNTPFQDWICTGWPVMTMFEGNVIWQEEK
- a CDS encoding aspartate carbamoyltransferase catalytic subunit — translated: MKHLLNMNDLEIKDIDTILNRALEFQQNPSHQFNKQFTVVNLFFEPSTRTKMSFEMAERKLGLHILPFEAGTSSTLKGETMYDTVRTLEAIGVDAVVIRHEQDQFYEELMSGLNLAIINAGDGSGQHPSQCLLDLYTIKQEFGKFEGIHVTIVGDIAHSRVAKSNALALKKLGAHVTFICPPEWQGDFDATSTWEEVLPTADVVMLLRVQHERHGKENDFLKELYHKEYGLTIARYAELKPSTIVMHPAPVNRDVEIASELVESDKSRIFKQIQNGVFVRMAILESVLKERM
- a CDS encoding solute carrier family 23 protein; protein product: MTNSQTVLDIHDKPSAGKLTTLSIQHMFAMFGATILVPQLVGLSPAIALLTSGIATLIFMFVTKFQVPAYLGSSFAFIVPILAITEISGIGSAMIGSLFVALVYFIVSLVIWKTGYKWIMKLLPPIVVAPVIIVIGLALSPVAIDLAMNFDLNGDGIKEYSMLHFSAALVTLAAAVITILFFKGMLSLMPILIGIIVGYIYSLFIGIVEFSTVLSAKWISAPDFLLPGIDYEFIVTPTLLGLMVPIAIVTISEHIGHQLVLGKIVNRNYIKEPGLHRSLLGDGLGTFISGLIGGPPKTTYGENIGVLAITRVYSVYVIAGAAILAIIFSFFGKIMALIATIPTAVLGGISILLFGIIASSGLRMLVDNKIDFGDKRNLVISSIILVIGIGGAKLHFSDTFELEGMALAAIVGVILNLVLPGRPQEVVEIEEDSAQ
- the pyrR gene encoding bifunctional pyr operon transcriptional regulator/uracil phosphoribosyltransferase PyrR, whose translation is MVEKANILDEKAINRALTRIAHEIIERNKGIESCILVGIKTRGAFLAKRLAEKIEKIEGKSIKSGELDITLYRDDLSLKNNNKEPLVQQVDIQHVVTNQKVILIDDVLFTGRTVRAAMDAVMDLGRPAQIQLAVLIDRGHRELPIRADYVGKNIPTASLERIVVRLFETDHEDSVTIQE